TCAAGTATCACAAACAGTGGCATATGCAAAACTCCGTACAGTATTCACAACATACAGATCAAATGTAGTCAAGTTGCAACTTTGTTAAATGCCATTGGTACATCTTCAGAATCATGATCAATGCACCTACACAAATTCATACATCATAATACATGAATATCTTTAAACCCAAATAACGATAAAAGTTAATGGCGAAAGAACCAGAGATCACCAACATAGCAATTGCATGAATGCATGTCATCTGAGTCAACTATGACACATAAGCAAAAGAAGAATGCCAAGTTTAATTAGATTAAAGCAACAACCCTTCATTTTGGACCAAATTGATGCTAAAACAGAAAAGTTTTCACCATAATAACCAATGCAAACAGTTGCTATAAAGGAATAAACTTACCTGAGTGGAGTAGCAACAACTTAGATGTACAACATCACAATAGAAGTGCTTTACCGATTTTATAGACTACAAGGTgccttttatattatttatgacagaaagcaaaatatataaatgagaTCTAATTGCATATACGGTCAGAAACACTTGCAGTATTTTGACTCACAGCAAGTGGAGTGCTCGAAACATTACAAAGTCCTGGTGGAGTAGGCTGAGACTGCTTTAGGCAATTCAAGCATAATGTGGATTGTGGAACGCCTCCTGTTGTTAAAACAGGAGTGGGAGAAAGAGAGTTCTTTTGATCAAAAACATGGGCAGATGGTTTTGCTAACAAAAGATATGTGGAAGGTGAGACTGAACATGGAGATAGAGGGGTAGATGTTGAATAAGACCATGGATCCCTTAATGGAGAATAGGTGGAGGTAGTGGAAGAATTGGAAGCTGGATTTAAAGGTGCAAACGGACCTGAATGGATCCATGGAGAAAAACAAACATCTGAGGCAGCAGATTCCACTCTACTTCCAGTGCCACAAGTGTTTAACCATGATGTACACTGGAGGGAATATATGGGAAATGGACTGCTGTGACTTCGGAAATGGGGTAGATGCAGTTGCTGTAGAAATTTCATTTGATAGGAGTCAACCCCTGCACTTTCCACTACAAATGTTCTTGGAAAAAGAGAATAAAAAGGTTGATCAACAGTTGCTTGGTTAAATACTGGTGATATGAAAGACCATGTGTTATCGATGACACCAAATCTCTGTGTACTGGAAATACCGCATTTCTGACCTGCAAATTCATTCATGAAGTATTAAAAAAAGTAGATTTCTTTGTTAGCTACAGATAAGAAAACAAGTTAAGGATACCTTTATCACCTAACTGGTAGTCCTCAAACCTCAACTCCTCGTGGcttttatctttataattctGCATTCCACAAATGGATTGAATTTTGCACCATCGGGTGTTGTGCGATCTATATCTGGAGTTGCAATTTATGATGTTGTTCTACTTCGTTTCTGATTAATACCAAATGTGGACTTTACAAAACCAGAGCTCTTGAGCAAAGGTATAGTACTTTGTTTTCTTGGTTTGCTAATTTGATCTAAAGATTAAACACTTAGGatatccaaaaatatgaagtagGAATAAATAGTACTTAGTACTAATATTTAACAAAAGATCAGCATGGATTTCAAATCAATGTAGAGCATATAGTAATGCACATTGAATGGACATGAAGTAAAGTAAACCTTTGCTCCCTGACATGGATACTGCTGGTTGGCCAAAGGAATAGGAATCAAAACTTGGGGTGCCAAAGTGTGAGTTGCTTGAAACACCAAATGAAGTAGGTTTTAGAGATCCAAATACGGAGGAGTCTGAAACATTGGCGTCCCTGGACCACAACAGAGGTTCATTGGTCACACTGTTAAAGTCATATTTCTTTCCAAATGTTTGTAAAGTGGATGAGCCTAGAGATATGTTTTGTGTTTGACCAGATGTAGCATTCGGTGCTGCATTAAAGGCTAATGTCCCTGCAGTTAGGAAAGCAGATTGAATTGATTTGCTAATTACTAATTAAAGACAACTACAAGGCATCAATAGTTGGCACAAGAAATCCCACTGAGATATTGCAGTTATTACTGACATTTATGGAGAAGAATACACAGCTCAATGTGCATAGCTACTTTCACAAAGAGCAGATTTAGCTTTTCAACCAATTCCAAAACCGCCTCGCTGCTCTAGAAAAGTAAATATGATCTCTCCTTACATTAAATTGGCAGTATTAAGTGCATCATCTATATATGTCAATCCTCACCTGGACCACAGGAAAGAAAGAAAGCTGTACTTAATCCAATTGGCAGAGAAATCATGGGAATAACATATTCAAAGAGTATCTGTAGATCATTCCCATGCAATAGCTTAAGTGGTATTTCTTCAGAGTCTACTTGGATAGAGCCAAAGAATTCGTTTAATCAACTTAATTACAGGAAGATGTGTACATATAAAGGTAGCACAAACATATTTGAAGAAGCAGAATCTGAATCCACATAAGATGAATAATTACCGTGACAACAGGTTgtcaaatttttaattaagttaCTTGGACTTCGAAAGATGCACCAAGCTTTAAAACTTTTATTGTTAGAAGTCTAAGGATAGTTTTTTTCAAAGGGCAGTTTAATAAGAAGAATACTAGTATTCCAGAGTAATATGAATGCACACTATCTATCTGTCTACCTGGTCATTTATGATTGTCTACGTACCTCTTCCGTTTTAAATTGTTTGTctaacttttctttttagttcgtTTAAACAAGAATGCTTCTATCCTGTTTTGGAAACTCTATAATTCCAACTTTCACATGGCACGATTAAGACCAAAAGATTAAAAGACATTTCAGTATATGCTATATATCTTTCGTCCAAGACCacaaaatttcaaaagtattcCTTACTTTCCTAAACTTCGCAGCAAGTCAAAACCagaaaaacaaattgaaaaggAGAGAGTATAATACCAAGAACTCTTCGCGATAATAAACATGGAAAATTGCTGAAAGTAAAAAGTGTTCTCAATTTATTGAAACAGATCTTCATGTTTGTTCTCaagtatatacaacaacaacaacccagtgaaatcccacaacatggggtctggggaaggtagaatgtacgcagaccttactcctaccaaggtaggacggctgtttcctggagacccttggctcagtaaaagcataaatgcataaaaaatgttagataagaataggaaattaaaagctttatgagaaaaacaacaaacaaataacgaatagataacaaataaatacaaacaaataaatacaaataacaaataacgattaaataaataatgatagcGTAACAGGttcaatagagtaatcaaagcatagaaagtaataaataataacagaaataacagaaatcaaaattcacagcgcaagagatcgtaatgcactactacgcctatgaatagagaagaacaacgagactatgaactagcattctaccctaatgtgggtcctccaaaccctcctatctaaggtcatgtcctccgtaagctttaactgtgccatgtcctgtctaatcacctttccccaatacttcttcggcctaccctaCCTCTtgtgtaaccatccatggccagcctctcacacctccgcactggggcatctgtgtctctcctcttcacatgtccataccatctcagttcTCAAGTATATATCATGGATATATATGGAGAAGGATAAATAAAACCACATAAACTATATATCAACTAACTAGAACCAACACATGAGACCCACAAAGAAGCATAAACATagaaccaaaaaagaaaaagaaaagaggaacATGCCCAGATTCGGTTATCAAGAATGCACAGAAGTGGGGAAATTAAAAAGTATGTTGTTAATATATGAGAACAGTAAAGGATACCCTTATCACCTAACTGGTAGTCCTCAAACCTCAACTCTTCCTGGCTTTTATCTTGATAAGTCTGCATTCCACAAATGGATTGAATGTTTGCACTGCCGGGTCTGGTGCTATCTAGCTCTGGAGTTGCAATGTATGATGCAATTCTACTTTCCTTTCCGATTAATACCAAATGCAGACTTTCCAAAACCAAAGCTCTTGAACAAAGGTGTTGTACTTTCGTTTCCAGGTTTGCAAATTTGATCTTAGATTAAACACTTGGGATATCcaacaatataaaataagaaCAAATAGTACTTGGTACTAATATTTAACAAAAAGCAACATAGACTTCAGATCAATGTAGAGCATATAGTAATGCACACTGAACATTATATAATCTTATATCATCTGCTCCAATACATGAGAAAACGGACACTAAAGTAAACCTTTGCTCCCTGACCTGGATACTGCTGGTTGGCCAAAGGAATAGGAATCAAATCTTGGGGTGCCAAAGTGTGAATTGTTTGGAACACCAAATGCAGTCTTGGATATCCAAGAATGGAGGAGTCTAAGACATTGATATCCCTGGACCACACGAGAGGTTCATTGGCCACACTATTAACGCcatttttctttccaaattaCATGGCATGTGCCCGTGCTTAGCATGGGCCCAACACTGCAACTTACATGTATACAATTATACAAAACTAACTTTCACGATAGCCACGAAGCAAAAGGAAATTGAATTAATTTAATCCAATGATATCCAATTCAACTATAAAGGTGAAAAGTATTCTGCAACTCTACCTTATTTAAGTCGCCCAAAAAAAGAATTCATTGAAGAGCCTCACCGGTCACTGCCGTTTgtgagaagaagaaataatatCTTGGAGGGAAAGGATGGGAGGAATATGTAGCTAAGCACTAGTTGTTAATTCTTGACATCATCTGCATTGACAAGGTAACCGTGAACGATGACGAGCTAAACTCAAGTGCAGAATGTATTTGGATAAAGGTCTAAAAGGCAAATTAGATGTTCAGCTTGTCAATAACTCCTATTACTATGAAATCACTTATGAGAAAAGAACCACTAAACCCCAAAAGAGACCAGTACTATTATACAAGGCGACGGAGGATAGTTCAGCACCTGCTGTGAAGAATCGTTCAACACCTGATTCTACTACACCTACCGGCAAAAGTAACAACAAAGGTAAAGGTGTAGCCATTCAAGAATATAATAGTGATGACGACTACTGGCTCTCATACGACTATTGGTTGTAATACATTCTCGCCCATCAAACAAAGCAGTAGCTTCATACTCATGCTCAAGTTTTTTACATGTTAATCAGCTGTAGTCTCATTTTTGTCATGTTCTTGTATCTTATCCTCTAAATCGTTTCTGCATTATCGGGGAACCCGCAATTAACATGTATTATATTTTCTCCATTCTTTTTGATAGATCGCCAGAGTTTGACTTAGGAGAAAGTTTACTATGTAGCAAAACCCTTTGCTCTCTTGAAATGTTTATTGTTAGTGTTTAATGAGGCGAATTCAAGATTTAAAACTATATGAATTCAACTTCTAAGGTTGTAAGTAATGAATTTTTACACGTAAATTTGTACTCTGCATTGGATATACTGGATTCAGGTAATCGTGACATTTTAACTCTAAACCCGTCAGGTCAGGAATGATTGGGTAAGCAAAAATCAAGAGACAAAGTTCAAACTGGAAGAATTGTCTGTCTTAGAAGCAGCAAACACATTGTAATAAGAAATACAACACTCAAAGCAGTAAAACAAATATGTATGAAATGTCCTTGTTAACATTGGCCTGTTTGGTTTTGCAACCAAAAGAAGCTAGAAACTTGGTTTTGCATTGTTCTCCCATAACAACCGGAAGATTATTTTGCTCTATGGACTCCGGGAACAGCTGTGACACAAGAGCCTTGCTGGTCAGGGGGTCCTTTTTAATACGTTGAATTCCAATATGATTAGTAATAAATAATGATGCTTAGCCAGTTTTAACCTATTTATATCACCCACATTAAGCTTTCAAAAAAATGGTTAgctattttgaaatattttttacagAAAACAACCCAAACCGATTCTCACAAAAAAAGCCCTAACACAAACTCAATTCTACAAAAATAAATCTGAAGACTCACACTCGTTGTCCAACCCaaacaattaaataataaataccaACAGAAAATCTCACCTTAAATTCCACAGTGGTCATTGAAGGCTCCAAAGTCAAATCATATAAAGATCTTGGGCAATTTAGGTTCAACAAAACATTGGATATATTTGAGATCGACTTCGCTGCTCATCGCTATGTTATTAAGTAATATTTATGTATTGGTCCTTTGGAAGCAAATCTTGAATTGATATCTGCATTACGGAGGTCAAGGAAAACAAAAACACCGTAAAAAACAAGCATCGGATATAGTAAATGCTAACCAAAGATTAGTTTTCCGTTTTCTTTGTTCAGGAAAATACACTAAAATAAGTGGTTACAGAAATATTGAAGGACCTGCAAATTAAACAGTGGTTATTAGGGAAACAAAGCGTAGAAAAGATAGCTTATCACATCTCCTATCCATCAATTTGGGCCTGTATACCGTTCACTATGTAAACATCAAGAACTGAGATGTATCCTGAGAGTTTGAATGAACAATCACTTGCATTCAATTTGTTAAGGGAACTCAGATGAATCCCTAAACCCACTGGACAATAGCGGAAACAGAGAAGGAGTAGCACGTGGGCAAAGCCATGAAAATGAACAAAATCTTAAGAAACCAGAGAGGAAATATCCTTGAGTTAGCTGGAAATAACAAAGACAGACCTACCAATATCAACAAAATTGTATGAAACATTGGGATGCACAAGAACCTTAGCAGAGACTCTTTCATAGAATGCAAGACTCTCTTTGGGCTTCCACTTAATATATGCAAACCAAAAGATCAATCAGGACAGAGTACAACTTTAGAAGTATATTTGTTTGAATTGTGACAAAACTAGAAGTACTTGGAGTGCATTTGCTTTCTTCGAACTCGTTGGTTGTAAAATACATCACGAACAATGAATGCGAAAAGAAAAATCCCAACAAATTTCCTTATTAGCAAACAACAGTCAACTCTTGTATCAGGTAACCTGTTTTACCACCATCTTGTCTACAATCATCAATTCCAAGGTTCAAACACTTGCCCTGTAAACAATGGCAAGAACAAAGACCAAGTTAGTAGTTTTATACCTATCCTAATGAATACTACCAACTAAAACTCAACAAACTTTACCTTCAAAACCTTAAGATCTCCATTTGGCATCCCATGAGTTTTAGTAACAATTTCCAACGAAGAACCATCAGAAGTAGAGCTCAGAGCCTCTCCTTTAAGGCAAAAACTTGCTGGGATAGAATGTATATCATCTGAATGGCAGTATTGTGATGTTGCTGGTGTAAAGCAAGCATTCGAAATCATAGTTAAAGTGACCAGATGAAACGGAAGCATAACAGAAGATGAAAGAAACAGACACATATACTGTCTCCAAAAGTTGGGCTACAAGCACCTAAGCACCTATATGTATGTTCCAACTCAACTTCAGCtagaataaataatcaaaataactCAACATACAGTAGTGATCAACAAAAATATTAGTTTTGGGACGCGATACAGGAAAAGAAAGTATCTTATTGCAAATGAAGCACCAGGAATGCGATGTACATGAACATTTTACAATAAAAGCAAAACAAATATAAGCATCAATATTTTGTATTGTGTACAGGCATACTAGTTTACCTAATAACAAGTAAAAccccaaaataataaataaaagaacatcTGTAAAAagaaactgtcacgacccaaacctagggcctagacgtgacatgacgaatgaggaacccagagatacctcaaacaagcctcttagcattcatttatccTTTCATAGGTTATGAAAATCAATAACAAAAGAGGgactaaaagaaatcataatagcaAACATCCATAGTCAATATTTATCTTacatttgtccaacaatacctctagtcttagacttggtgggggctaagacatgtccctaactcaccctcaaataaGGTGACCATACAATACCACAGTAGATGTCTAAAGTTCTTCAACATAGCATAAACTAAAAGAAAAGGAGTATTGTCCccgaaacatgagaactcacccaaaaaaaaacttcaagcaatcttaactagccacgtggaggaggacGAGGAGGAACgtcgatccctacatggtgatatcatgtaggcaaagagtatgcgttagtactttgaatgtactatgtatgtgagcaatgcaatgcatgtcatAATAATGTGCAATTGATCAagttagaaaatataataagtaAATCATTAAATCATGATAGTAATTCATGAACACCCTCAATGCAATTTGGAAACCATAATGGAGTCACGTGAAAACATAGACACTATAGTGATAATCATAAGTCAAAGtaagaagtcattttccttatagACTTAGGAACAacctctgacagaaatgcaagataaggctgcatacaatagacccttgtggtcagatCCTTCCCCGAACCTCGCGCATAGCGGgtgctttagtgcaccggactgcacTTTTAATGCCATGATACAATAAGGTGATATAATAGGCCATTTTAAAACTATGAAACCATTTGAAATACTATTTGAAACCATGGGACTTGTCCAATGCAATATAGGaaccatcatgaatcataaaagaacttaACCACCATAATGGAAATCATgagttattataggaaaacacatactttgaaaataccaTGAATCGTAACGAAGTATACAATAAATCCTTTGGGAGAAACCTTTAGCTATAACATGATACTTTGGgagagggaccttgtacctttgtgagagcaaacattaaccgacataaaccatgtgagctataacatggaatcccgatgttacCTCTATACCGGAAGAaagggagagactacttgccaaggtagactccatcatacctaagtggatccactaagcgattgtatgaaccgggtactcacctccaagccttgatattttgggtactcacctctcaGAGATTTGGATATTCGCCCCTAACTCCTTtatacctacggtggcacgtagttctggGAAATGGGTATTCGCCCCTAGtccaactcggtgctaggtaagctctcaacGAAATAGAcatatcataaaacataaaGTCAACCctacggaatagtttaatacttcaaaatagccATATCATATAGTTAGAAGTGTGACACCCTAAATTTCCACTTCCCTTCCACTGGATCATAAGAAACAAATTCTGCATCTTGCTCAACTGTTTTCTTAATAAGCATATCTCTATACTTATTGACCATTGGTCCATCTTTGTATTCCTTCCTAGTCGATTTGTTGATGCATCCGACATTAAGAAGAGTTATCTCAGCTGGCTTGTTGAGGCCTTGTCCAACTGGCAACTGAAGGTTTCTTGCTCTCATTCATATAGATTATCACCTTACGACAGTTGAAATTGACAGCAAAACCAAGATTAAGCTTCCGGACATCTGTTTCTCCCAAGAACTTAATGCTTCCATACCCATGTCTTCCTACCACAAAGTCCTTCACGTGGCAACAAAAAACAGCTTCTTCCTTCTCCTTTGATATCAACTCCTCCATAAGAGGTACTATGTAGTAATCAGCACGTTGGAGCTTCGGCATTATGCCATCCACATCCTTATCATCGCCAAAATTAACATGATGCATCTCTTCAGGATCTAACTTGGGCTTATCACCAGCTTTGTATCTGTCATGCATCCCTACATTTTAAACAGAAAAGCGAATTATTATGCAATTAACTAGCAAACTTGGTTAGTTTGGTTCATAATTCTTGAAAATTGTAAAATAGCAAGTAAACTTTTATATCCTTGGATATACTAAAATAGCTAAGAGATGATAATTTTTCTAGTGTCCAAAGTCTTGTAAAGAATCACCAATCCATGAAGTTAACTGGTTTTAATTTGAACTATTAGTGATTCCAGGCTTAAGGAAATGGGATCTTGATGGAGCAGGCATAAAGTGGCAATAGATATTAAGTAATCCACTAAAACATTACATGTAAGTATGATAATTGACTTATGCATCGATTAAAATCTAGCTTAACCAATCAATGAAAGGAATACTCATTAAAAAAGAAAGTTTACTGTTCATAGATGAATCAGCTCCCAGTGAAAATTCTGAGGTAGGACGAACCCAGTCCCTTGAATTTTTCCTTGGAATGATGATGACTTCTGTCCTTAGTACACCAGAAATGTTCTTTATCCATGAAAAAGGGTACCTACATAAACAAATATTATAGTCCTGTTAAATTTCCAGTGTTTTACTTGGATTAGAGGAAAATATGGATTGTCCTGTATTTTTTCACCAAAAGGATACCCGTACTTGCAATCTTTGCATATGATCTGCGTTTATCTTAATTGACTTTAAATATTGGTCCATCAAACAAATCATGCCACGAACTACTAAACATATCCCCCATAAAAGTATACTTCTCACCTTTGGTTTATCACTCATAGGTTTGTATTTCTGAGGTGGCAACCTATGCTGACTTAGAGATGAATGTCGAATTATCAACGTAGATCTTCGTCTGATCAGAGCAGGGTTGTTAGAAACCTGCAACTTACAACATGAGAATCTTTCATAATAGCCTACAACTTTTGTATTCACCTTAAACATAACCATTATGAGTTTAAAAATCATAGTGAAGCTATAAAAACATAATCATGCCTGATAATTTGAAGAGTTTGTTTGGAACTTGGACAACTATATTGATGTTTATATCTTATTGGAGAAATACTGGAATTAATTGATATAAACCTACTTGATGCAGTAAAACCGAACAAATATAAAGCCAAAGGCCAGCAACTAGGCGCAGTTACATCTACCTTGACAAGAAAGAATCAGTAATTACAACACAATAAAGGTGATAAATAAATTTGTCATTCAAGGTGCATGGCATTTATAGCAATAGTAATGAGACATCCCAGTAATATCATGTAACTGCTAGTGAGTATGATACTTGGTTTGGTACCAGTGAACACATCCAGCAGcaacattaattataattagttGTTCAGAAATGTGAAACTTACAGGTAAACTAGAAATTCCACATACTGGATAGATGTTGCCAAATTGGGGTGCTCAACCGAGATTTGGACTGAAGGTTGTGTTTCAGCAGGAGGCATAATTTGGTGATGGATTCACTTCCATGATTCTCGGAAAGTAAGACTTGAAAATATGTTAAGGTATTGCTACTGCATGAGAAAGTACAAATAAAAGGATCACAGAggcaagaaaaagaagagacagAAGAAGAATAAAACAATCAGGTTAAAACGGGACTCTGGAGTAATAACTGAAGCAgcgaaaataaaaagaatgtcAGGAAAGTCTAGAAATCAAAATTAGGTAATGAATAACACACGCAGTAAAGTAAAACATTAGATGGTTAAGTTTGATACTCACTGTTGGTCATTGATACTTGGCTGACAAATTCCTTGTCCAATTTCTGAGCAACTAGCACCTTCTTAAAAAAAAGGTGTTGGGAGGATTAGATACATGGATTACAATCCAACATACTATCAACTTCAAAAAGAGCAAGGCATACTGCATTAAGTACCTGTTGATGGGTGAGAAGCGTTGGTTGTTGGAAGTGTTGCTCCAACTTTAGGAGTCATTTCTGGCTGCAGTGGACCGAAGAACAGAGGCTGCAAGAGTAGCAACAACTTAGATGtacaacatcaaaatagaagTGCTTTACCAATTTTATAGACTACAAGGtgcattttatattatttatgacaGAAAGCAAATGGCAGAGATATATAAATGAGATCTAATTGCGTATACGTTCAGAAACACTTACAGTATTTTGACTTGCAGCAAGTGGAGTGCTTGAAACATTACAAAGTCCTGGTGGAGTAGGCTGAGACTGCTTTAGGCAATTCAAGCATAATGTGGATTGTGGAGCGCCTCCTGTAGTTAAAACGGGAGTGAGAGAAAAAAGAGTTCTTATGATCAAAAACATGGGCAGATGGTTTTGCTAACAAAGGATATGTGGAAGGTGAGACTGAACATGGAGATAGAGGGGCAGATGTTGATAAAGACCATGGATTCCTTAATGGAGAAAAGGTGGAGGTAGTGGAAGAATTGGAAGCTAGATTTAAAGGTGCAAATGGCCTCGAATGGATCCACGGAGAAAAAGAAACATCTGAGGCAGTAGATTCCACTTTACTTCCAGTGGCACAAGAGTTTAACAATGATGTATTGGGGAGAAAATATATGGGAAATGGACTGCTGTAACTTCGGAAATGGGGTAGATGCAGTTGGTGTAGATTTTTCATTTGATAGAGATTCAACCCCTGCTCTTTCCACTACAAATGTACttgaaaaaaaggaataaaaaggtTGATCAACAGTTGCTTGGTTAGATACTGGTGATATAAATGGGGTTGATCACTTAACTATGATGTTCTCAGCAGCCCACCTTTACTGATCCTCAAAGCATTAACAAAATCAGAATAGAAGGCCCAGATTGACCTACAAGTTTGAAACTCCTAAGAATATGACCCATCCCTCTACCCTGATCCCACTCAAAAATCAACATACAGCTGGATGTCACCATGTCCGAAAGATAGCAAGGCTCCAAGAAGATTGATGTAGCAAATATCTAGATTTATGAAAATTGAGGTAAATGTGGAAAAAAAGATTGTAAAATTCCATTTAAAGGTAAGCAGAAACGATTGGGTAAGCAAAACCAGGAGTCAAAGTTCAAACATGAAGAGTTGTCAGTCTTAGAAGCAGCAAACATGTTGTAATGAGAAATACAGCACTACAATCAGTAAAACAAATATGTACGACATGTCCT
The sequence above is a segment of the Solanum dulcamara chromosome 11, daSolDulc1.2, whole genome shotgun sequence genome. Coding sequences within it:
- the LOC129873479 gene encoding uncharacterized protein LOC129873479 isoform X2, with protein sequence MQNYKDKSHEELRFEDYQLGQKCGISSTQRFGVIDNTWSFISPVFNQATVDQPFYSLFPRTFVVESAGVDSYQMKFLQQLHLPHFRSHSSPFPIYSLQCTSWLNTCGTGSRVESAASDVCFSPWIHSGPFAPLNPASNSSTTSTYSPLRDPWSYSTSTPLSPCSVSPSTYLLLAKPSAHVFDQKNSLSPTPVLTTGGVPQSTLCLNCLKQSQPTPPGLCNVSSTPLAVSQNTASVSDRICN
- the LOC129873479 gene encoding nuclear pore complex protein NUP98B-like isoform X1 yields the protein MQNYKDKSHEELRFEDYQLGDKGQKCGISSTQRFGVIDNTWSFISPVFNQATVDQPFYSLFPRTFVVESAGVDSYQMKFLQQLHLPHFRSHSSPFPIYSLQCTSWLNTCGTGSRVESAASDVCFSPWIHSGPFAPLNPASNSSTTSTYSPLRDPWSYSTSTPLSPCSVSPSTYLLLAKPSAHVFDQKNSLSPTPVLTTGGVPQSTLCLNCLKQSQPTPPGLCNVSSTPLAVSQNTASVSDRICN
- the LOC129873482 gene encoding nuclear pore complex protein NUP98A-like, whose protein sequence is MNRMHDRYKAGDKPKLDPEEMHHVNFGDDKDVDGIMPKLQRADYYIVPLMEELISKEKEEAVFCCHVKDFVVGRHGYGSIKFLGETDVRKLNLGFAVNFNCRKVIIYMNESKKPSVASWTRPQQAS
- the LOC129873481 gene encoding uncharacterized protein LOC129873481; this translates as MSDQRDTICSGGAPQSTLCLNCLKQSQPTPPGLCNVSSTPLAASQNTPLFFGPLQPEMTPKVGATLPTTNASHPSTEGASCSEIGQGICQPSINDQHSNTLTYFQVLLSENHGSESITKLCLLLKHNLQSKSRLSTPIWQHLSSMWNF